The sequence CGCCCCAGGAGACGACGGGTCCCGCCCGTCGTCTCCTTGGGGTGCCCCGGCAGCGCAACCGGACCGAATCCAGCGGTGACGACATGAGCACGGCCTCCGTGGACCCGCCCACCGGTACCCTCGCCTTCGTCGAGAGCCCGGTCCAGCTGCTGAACGTCCTCGAATGGGCACACACCGCCGAGGCCGGCGCCCTCACCGTCGTCGTCCTCTCCCCGCACGACCCGATGACCCGCGGTCAGCTGCGCCGGATGGCCGAACTCGCCCGCGACGAGGGCCATACGGTCCGCTGGGAGGAGGCCCGCGGCGGCCCGACGGCACCCCTGCGCACCGTCGGCGGCCTCACCCCTCTCCTGCGCCGCGCCCACCGCATCGTCCTCGGCGACCCCTTCTCCCGCTACGTGCAACTCCTCCTCACCCTCACCAAGGCGCGTGACCTCGTCGTCGTCGACGACGGCACCGCCACGATGGAGTTCATCGGCCAACTCGCCCGCGGCGAACGGCTGGTGCGCTGGCACCGGCACGGCAGCGGACGCGGCCCCCGCGATCTGCTCTTCGCCCCCTTCGCGAACACCGCCCGCCGGCGCCTGACCCCGGCCCCCGAGGGCGCCCGCCGCGCCCGCGCCATCGGCCTCTTCAGCTCCATGCCGGTCGAGGTCCCGCCCGGCGTCCAGGTCACCACCAACGACTTCGCCTGGACCCGCGCCCGCTTCGGCCCGCCCCTGCTGACCCGCAGCACCGATATCGTCGGTACCTCGCTCGTGGAGACCGGCGTGGTCGACGCCGACCGCTATCTGGAAGCCGTACGGTCCCTCGCCCGCGCCCACGGCGCCACCCGCTACTTCGCCCACCGCCGCGAGAGCACCGACAAGCTCCGCCGCCTGGCCGCCGAGACCGGCCTGGAGATCGTCCGCCCCGACCTCCCCCTGGAGCTCATCGCCCGCCGCGGCCCCATAGGGCGCCTCATCCTCAGCTTCCCCTCCACCGTCGTGCACACCCTGCCGCTCGCCCTGCGCGGCACCGAAGTGGAGGTCGCCGTCTGCGATATCGACCCCGCCTGGCTGACGGAGCACGCCTCACCGCGCGCCCAGGGCTTCCTCGACGGGGTCACCGGCACGGCCCGCGAGGTACGACGCCTCCCTGGCACGGCCGAACCCAAGGGACTGGCCACGGGGTGACACGGTGCGGCCGAGGGGCCCCGGGGCGCCCGGGGCCCTGTGTCGCGCCCCCTGGGAGAAACTCACTTTCATACCCGTCGTGCCCTCCATCCATGCACCGCCCAGGCTGATTTTCTTCCCCTAACGGGCTGAACTTTTGTTGATCGAGGGACAGTTGCCCCCCTGAGGCCCGTAACCTTCAACGGGTGAACGAACTGATGTCGCTCCCCGGTACCCTCCCCGAGGCCCTCCTGCCCGAACTCATCGACTTCCGCCGCGACTTGCACATGCACCCCGAGCTCGGCAACCAGGAGCTCCGTACCACCGCGGCGATCAAGGAGCGCTTGGAGCAGGCCGGTCTGCGCCCGCAGGTCCTGGCCACCGGCACCGGCCTCATCTGCGACATCGGTACGGACTTCGGTACGGACGCCGCCACGGGCAAGGCCGCCGCCACCGGTACGGCCGACGGCGCCGACGGCCCCGGGCTCCTGGCCCTCCGTGCGGACATCGACGCCCTGCCCATCCCCGACACCAAGACCGTCCCCTACGCCTCCACGGTTCCCGGCCGCGCCCACGCCTGCGGCCACGACGTGCACACCACCGTGGTCCTCGGCACCGGCCTGGTGCTGGCCGATCTGGCCCGCGAGGGACGGCTGCCGCGCCCCGTACGCCTGCTGTTCCAGCCCGCCGAGGAGGTCCTGCCGGGCGGCGCCTCCGACGCCATCGAGTCCGGCGCCCTGGAGGGCGTCGCCCGCATCCTGGCCGTCCACTGCGATCCGCGCGTCGACGCCGGGCGGATCGGCCTGCGCACCGGAGCGATCACCTCGGCCTGCGACCGCCTCGAAATCGATCTCGAAGGCCCCGGCGGCCACACCGCCCGCCCCCACCTGACCACCGACATGGTCACCGCCGCCGCCCGTATCGCCCTCGACGTGCCGGCCCTGCTCGCCCGCCGGGTCGACTCCCGGGCGGGTCTGGCCATCACCTGGGGCCGCCTGGAATCCGGCCATGCCGCCAATGTGATCCCCCAGCGCGCCGGTCTCTCCGGCACGGTCCGCTGCCTCGACCTCGACGCCTGGCACCAGGCCGCCGACCTCGTCCACGCCGCCATCGACGAGGTCGCGACGCTGTACGGCGCCAAGTCCCAGATCACCTACGTGCGCGGCGTCCCGCCCGTCGTCAACGAGTCCACCAGTGCCCAGCTGCTCCAGGACGCCATGACCGTCCGCCGCGGTCTGCACTCCGTCGAGAGCACCGAACAGTCCCTCGGCGGCGAGGACTTCTCCTGGTACCTCGAACACGTCCCCGGCGCCATGGCCCGCCTCGGCGTCCGCCCGCCCGGCGCCCACCACCAGTACGACCTGCACCGCGGCGACTTCGATGTGGACGAGGAAGCCATCCGCGTGGGCATCGAGCTCTTCACGGCGGCGGCGCTGCTCGACGGGGCGCTCGAGGACTGACCGCCCGGCCCGCTCGATGCGATCTTGAACGCGAGCCGGTCGGCCACCACCCCGACCGGCCATCCACCGCCACCTCACCGAACGTCGCCATCCGGTCACGTCGCGTCCCTTCGCGTCGAATCGATAACGTCCGCACAGCGGAGGGTTTTGCGCCAGGTCTACGCGCGTTAATCTCCCGACAGTCGGCGCCAAGGGAGGCGCTACGAGTCGAAGGGGCCCTCGTGCACCGGGTATCCAAGATCGTTGCCGCGGGCATTGCCACCGCGGCCCTCACGCTTTCTCTGAGCGCCTGCGGCGAGTCGTCCACCGAGGCCGGTGGCAAGGACAAGGGCGTCGGGCTCGCCTTCGACGTCGGCGGCCGGGACGACCACTCGTTCAACGAGGCGGCGGCTCGTGGCCTGGACAAGGCCCAGAAGGACTTCGGTGTGAAGTCCAAGATGATGACCGCCAAGAACGGCGAGACCGAGGCGGACCGCGAGCAGCGCCTGTCCTCGCTGGCCGAGGCGGGTTACAACCCCGTCATCGGCGTCGGCTTCAACTACGGCAAGTCCGTGAACAAGGTCGCCAAGCAGTTCCCGAAGACCACCTTCGGCGTCGTCGACTCCCCCTCCCAGGCCAAGAACGTCTACGGCATGGTCTTCGCCGAGAACGAGGCTTCCTACCTCGCCGGTGTCGCCGCCGCGCTGAAGAGCAAGACCCACAAGGTCGGCTTCATCGGCGGTGTGAACAACGCGCTGATCCAGAAGTTCCAGGCGGGCTACGAGCAGGGCGTCAAGGACACCGACCCCAAGGCGAAGGTCACCTCCGAGTACCTCTACGCCAACGACGACAAGGGCTTCAACGACCCGGCCGCCGCGAAGGGCAAGGCCAACGGCATGCTCGACGCCGGTATCGACGTGATCTACACCGCGGCCGGCCAGTCCGGCAACGGTTCGATCGAGACGGTCGCCGGCAAGAAGGGCACCTGGGCGATCGGCGTCGACTCCGACCAGTACCTCCAGCCGGGCCTGGCCCAGTACAAGAACTCGATCCTCACGTCGGTCATGAAGAACGTCGACGTGGCGGTGTACGACCTGGTCAAGAGCGTGCACGACAAGAAGCCGCTGACCGGTAACAAGAGCTACACGCTCAAGGACAACGGCGTGCGGCTGTCCACCTCGGGCGGTTTCATCAACGACATCCAGGCCAAGATCGACGCGGCGAAGCAGAAGATCGCGTCGGGCCAGGTGAAGGTCAGCGACACTCCCAAGCAGTAGGGTCTCCCGAGCCCGGCGCGACGGCCACCGGCCGCCGCGCCGGGCCGTTCGCCGGAGCGACCCGGCAGGTATTTCGGCTTTTTTCGGCGTCAACACTACGCGCGTAGCGCGGAGTTGGCGCGATATCTTCACCTCTCCGCTCCTCCTTACCACTCCCTGTCCCCCGAGGAGAGTGCGCCATCAAAGCGTCCAGCAGCCCCCAGGCAGACAGCGCCCCCGCCGCGGCACCGGCGGTGGAACTCCGCGGGATCACCAAGCGGTTCCCAGGAGTCGTCGCCAACCACGACATCGACATCACCATCCACCGCGGCACCGTGCACGCGCTGGTCGGCGAGAACGGCGCGGGCAAGTCCACGCTGATGAAGATCCTCTACGGCATGCAGAAGCCGGACGAGGGCACCATCGGCATCGACGGCGACCAGGTCAGCTTCCACAGCCCGGCCGACGCCATCGCCCGCGGCATCGGCATGGTGCACCAGCACTTCATGCTCGCCGACAACCTCACCGTCCTGGAGAACGTCGTTCTCGGCGGTGAGAGACTGCATGGCATCGGAGCCAAGGCGCGCGCCGAGATCCTCAAGATCTCCGACCGCTACGGCCTCGGCGTCCGCCCCGACGTCCTCGTCGAGGACCTCGGCGTCGCCGACCGCCAGCGCGTGGAGATCCTCAAGGTCCTCTACCGCGGCGCCCGTACGCTCATCCTCGACGAGCCGACCGCGGTGCTGGTCCCGCAGGAGGTCGACGCGCTCTTCGACAACCTGCGCGAGCTCAAGGCCGAGGGCCTGACCGTCATCTTCATCTCGCACAAGCTGGGCGAGGTGCTCTCGGTCGCCGACGACATCACCGTCATCCGGCGCGGCACCACCGTGGCCTCGGTCGTCCCCGGCGAGACCACGCCCAAGCAGCTCGCCGAGCTGATGGTCGGCAGCGAACTGCCCTCGCCGCAGACCCGCGAGTCCACCGTCACGGACGTGGAGATGCTGAAGGTCGAGGGGCTGCGGCTGACCACCGCCGACGCGGAGGGCGTGGAGCGCACCGTCCTGGACGATGTGTCGCTGACCATCCACAAGGGCGAGGTCCTGGGCATCGCCGGTGTGGAGGGCAACGGCCAGGCCGAACTGGTCGAGGCGATCATGGGCATGCGCGACCCCGACGGCGGCACCATCACGCTGGACGGTACCGATATCAGCCATCTGCCCACCCGCACCCGGCGCGAGGACGGCATCGGCTACATCCCCGAGGACCGCCACCGGCACGGCCTGCTGCTGGAGGCCCCCCTGTGGGAGAACCGCATCCTGGGCCATGTCACGCAGAAGCCCAACGCGAAGGGCCGGCTGCTCGACCTGAAGGCCGCCCGCGCGGACACCGAGCGGATCGTCGCCGAGTACGACGTCCGTACCCCCGGAATCGAGGTCACCGCGGCCTCGCTCTCCGGCGGCAACCAGCAGAAGCTGATCTTCGGCCGGGAGATGAGCCACCACCCCAAGCTGCTGATCGCCGCGCACCCCACCCGGGGTGTGGACGTCGGAGCCCAGGCGCAGATCTGGGACCAGATACGCACCGCCCGGCACGAAGGTCTCGCCGTACTGCTGATCTCCGCCGACCTGGACGAGCTGATCGGCCTGTCCGACGGCCTGCGGGTGATGTACCGCGGCCGGCTCGTCGCGGACGCGGACCCCGCCACCATCACCCCGGAGGAGCTGGGCTCGGCCATGACCGGCGCCGCCAGCGGCCATCTCACCCATTCCGGCAACGACTCCGCCGCGGAGCAGGAGCCGCGCTCGTCCCAGGAGGGGGAGTCCGAGTGAAGAAGCTCGACAAGAACAAGCTGATCCTGGGCCTCGCCGCGCCCGTCCTGGCGATCGTCGCGGCACTGGCCATCACCTCGGTGATCATCCTGGCCACCGGCAAGGACCCGATCCACGCCTACCTGGTGATGCTCGACTTCGGCTCCAAGAGCGACAGCCAGGTCTGGATCATCAACAAGGCGGTCCCGTACTACCTGTCCGCGCTGGCCGTCGCCATCGGCTTCCGGATGAACCTCTTCAACATCGGCGTCGACGGCCAGTACCGCATCGCGGCGTTCTTCGCCGCGGTGGTCGGCGGTGCGCTGACGCTGCCCGGCTTCCTCCAGATCCCGCTGATCATCATCGTCGCGATGCTGGTCGGCTCGGTCTGGGCGGGTATCGCGGGCCTGCTGAAGACCACCCGCGGCGTCAGCGAGGTGATCACCACGATCATGCTGAACGCCATCGCGGCCGCGGTCATCGGCTACTTCCTCCAGGACGGCCGGCTCGCGGTCAAGGACGGCAACCTCTTCCACACGCCGAACCTCCCGGCCTCCAGCCACTTCTTCACCATCCCCACCCAGCCCGCCCCCCTCGACGGCTTCCTCGTCGTCGCCGTCGTCATCGGCTTCGCGTACTGGTTCGTGCTCAACCGCACCCGCTTCGGCTTCGACCTGCGGACGGTCGGCCAGTCCGAGTCCGCGGCCGAGGCGGGCGGCGTCAGCGTCAAGCGGATGATCGTCACTTCCATGCTGCTGTCCGGCGCCGCGGCGGGCCTGATCGGCATGCCGACGCTGCTCGGCGAGTCGTACAACTACGGCACCGACTTCCCCATCGGCATCGGCTTCACCGGCATCGCCATCGCGCTGCTGGGCCGCAACCACCCGGTCGGCATGGCCGCCGCCGCGCTGCTGTGGGGCTTCCTCGAACGGACCGGCACCCAGCTGGAATTCGAGAACTACCAGCAGGAGATCGTCGGCGTGATGCAGGGCGTCATTGTGCTGTGCGTCGTCGTCGCCTACGAACTCGTGCGGCGCTACGGCCTCAGACTCCAGCAGCGGCAGGTCGGCGCGGAGCTCGCCGCCCAGGCCCGTAAGACCGAGAAGGCGGAGGT is a genomic window of Streptomyces gilvosporeus containing:
- a CDS encoding ABC transporter permease, which translates into the protein MKKLDKNKLILGLAAPVLAIVAALAITSVIILATGKDPIHAYLVMLDFGSKSDSQVWIINKAVPYYLSALAVAIGFRMNLFNIGVDGQYRIAAFFAAVVGGALTLPGFLQIPLIIIVAMLVGSVWAGIAGLLKTTRGVSEVITTIMLNAIAAAVIGYFLQDGRLAVKDGNLFHTPNLPASSHFFTIPTQPAPLDGFLVVAVVIGFAYWFVLNRTRFGFDLRTVGQSESAAEAGGVSVKRMIVTSMLLSGAAAGLIGMPTLLGESYNYGTDFPIGIGFTGIAIALLGRNHPVGMAAAALLWGFLERTGTQLEFENYQQEIVGVMQGVIVLCVVVAYELVRRYGLRLQQRQVGAELAAQARKTEKAEVSA
- a CDS encoding BMP family lipoprotein; this encodes MHRVSKIVAAGIATAALTLSLSACGESSTEAGGKDKGVGLAFDVGGRDDHSFNEAAARGLDKAQKDFGVKSKMMTAKNGETEADREQRLSSLAEAGYNPVIGVGFNYGKSVNKVAKQFPKTTFGVVDSPSQAKNVYGMVFAENEASYLAGVAAALKSKTHKVGFIGGVNNALIQKFQAGYEQGVKDTDPKAKVTSEYLYANDDKGFNDPAAAKGKANGMLDAGIDVIYTAAGQSGNGSIETVAGKKGTWAIGVDSDQYLQPGLAQYKNSILTSVMKNVDVAVYDLVKSVHDKKPLTGNKSYTLKDNGVRLSTSGGFINDIQAKIDAAKQKIASGQVKVSDTPKQ
- a CDS encoding ABC transporter ATP-binding protein — protein: MKASSSPQADSAPAAAPAVELRGITKRFPGVVANHDIDITIHRGTVHALVGENGAGKSTLMKILYGMQKPDEGTIGIDGDQVSFHSPADAIARGIGMVHQHFMLADNLTVLENVVLGGERLHGIGAKARAEILKISDRYGLGVRPDVLVEDLGVADRQRVEILKVLYRGARTLILDEPTAVLVPQEVDALFDNLRELKAEGLTVIFISHKLGEVLSVADDITVIRRGTTVASVVPGETTPKQLAELMVGSELPSPQTRESTVTDVEMLKVEGLRLTTADAEGVERTVLDDVSLTIHKGEVLGIAGVEGNGQAELVEAIMGMRDPDGGTITLDGTDISHLPTRTRREDGIGYIPEDRHRHGLLLEAPLWENRILGHVTQKPNAKGRLLDLKAARADTERIVAEYDVRTPGIEVTAASLSGGNQQKLIFGREMSHHPKLLIAAHPTRGVDVGAQAQIWDQIRTARHEGLAVLLISADLDELIGLSDGLRVMYRGRLVADADPATITPEELGSAMTGAASGHLTHSGNDSAAEQEPRSSQEGESE
- a CDS encoding amidohydrolase translates to MSLPGTLPEALLPELIDFRRDLHMHPELGNQELRTTAAIKERLEQAGLRPQVLATGTGLICDIGTDFGTDAATGKAAATGTADGADGPGLLALRADIDALPIPDTKTVPYASTVPGRAHACGHDVHTTVVLGTGLVLADLAREGRLPRPVRLLFQPAEEVLPGGASDAIESGALEGVARILAVHCDPRVDAGRIGLRTGAITSACDRLEIDLEGPGGHTARPHLTTDMVTAAARIALDVPALLARRVDSRAGLAITWGRLESGHAANVIPQRAGLSGTVRCLDLDAWHQAADLVHAAIDEVATLYGAKSQITYVRGVPPVVNESTSAQLLQDAMTVRRGLHSVESTEQSLGGEDFSWYLEHVPGAMARLGVRPPGAHHQYDLHRGDFDVDEEAIRVGIELFTAAALLDGALED